The nucleotide window caattggtaccaTTCCCTCTGTATGttgcctggaactacaacacttcttggCGCAGATTTGGGCCCCACTCAGGGCCCCCGCCGGCACAGAGCATGCTTGCGCTAGTTGATCTCCCTGAATGGGCCCAGACCATCGATGCTGTAGACGGAACTGAAGAAGGATACGAGATTTGGTGGGCAGAAGTCTCCGTTAATTGCTGGACCCAACCAGACGACGAACTCTTTGCATCTCTCTTCGGCGAGCTGAGGAATCCTTATCCTGCCGATATTGACATGCTTGCTCGCTTCTCTGAATACACTAACAGGCCCCGGCCTCTTCAAGTAGTCCGACCGGCGCGAGCTCCTCGTCCGGCCCAGGCTGGCATCGTAATTCGTGAACCTCCCCCAGAAGTAAGTACCGTAACTTTACCCTCTGCAAGTTCCTTCATTGTTCACCCTTTTATTCATACTTATTTTTACTAGGGGAGTGCGCCGCACCCCGGCCGCAGCACAACAAGTGCTTCCCCGGCCGCCGGACAACCTAGAAAACAGAAAACAGTGCTCGCTGAACCTGCAACtgaagattcttcttcttctgatgatgatgatccacAAACCGTAAGAATCCTCTATCTTTAGGATCATATCTCGTGGATTAATTTCTAACTTCTTGATTTTGACAGGTCGCAGCTGCTCTAGCCAGCAAGCGCAGCCGCTCGGACCCTCGCGTTGACCCCTGAGAAGGAGATGAACCACTGGCTGACCGATTGGTAAGAAGCAAGGAGCTCATACTAAGAATTATCCACATCCTCACCCAAACTTCCATATCCTTTTCCTTCGCAGGTTTGTCGCCGGCCATCTGGACACGCTGGGGAGGGCTCTTCAGCTGCTAGTCAAGGACTAACTACCTCACAAGCGCCGGCGCCTGTGGGCCTTGAAAACCTTCCACCTCCTATCAGCACCATTGGCGATTTGGTCTcaattcctgtgcagatcatagAGGACAGTTCACCCGAGCTGGAAGAGAACGCACCCCTGTCAGATGCACCGCCCGAGGAACCGATCGCTGTACAACCCCCGGCAGACATATCGCTCAATCCTGACCTCGCCGCGGTAGTTGAAGAACCTACAACAATACCAACTACAGACGAGCCTCCAGTTGCACATGTAACCCCCCTTCCAAAATCCATGCCTCATCTCTTGATTGTCCCTGTATATCCTGATAAACTTTCCTCAACTGCAGAGTGATGTCCCTGCTGAGGAGGTCGCTGTTGCTGATCCTGCTCAGCCCGCTGGCGAAGGCATGATGGCTCAAGAACCTGCCCCCCAGGTTCTAGAAGTAGAAGCTGAGATAAATGTAGCACCGGATGCTGATGCTCAGCCCGCTGGCGAAGGCATGATGGCTCAAGTCCCTGTCGCGGCCGCTGTCGCTCCTCCTTCCGACCCTCCTAATAGGCTAGAAAGGCTTGTTCGCGTACTCGAAGTGGCTCCTCCAGGATTCATAGACGAAGCGAGGGACGAGCTGCAGCAGCTTCTGGGCCCTAACATTCTACTGCCGGGCGCGCctgccagagctcaagaatattTGATGGTGCTTCGCCGCGAACGCACTATCACTGAAGCTGAATTTGTCGAGATATACGAGTTGTTACAAGACCTCCCTACGCGGATTAATGAGAGAACGACTGCGAACGCGCAGGCTAGGCAGGTTCAGGCTCACTACCGCGGCCTTGTACAACAAGCAAAAGCATCTCGCGACTCTTTAGGCGATCGAGCCATTCGCGTTAGGGACCTACGGATCTCACAGAACCACCTTTGGACCCACATTCAGGACCTTCAAGCCCAACTAATCGAAGCAAAGGCCCAGTTAGTGGTGGTAACGGCCCAACTTGAGCAAGAGGAACCTCAGATAGAGCAGCCCTTAGCAGCCTTCGAAGCAATGTCTCAGAACTTGGCTCAAGCACGTGAAGCAGTCCGACAAGCAGAGCGAGCCGTTGCTGATACTAGCTTTTGTCTAGATGAACATTTgcttcgcttgacccatgcgggtcggaaactttaggcctcttacTTTAGGCCCATTTTGCTTTGTATGAACAAcattaatatttaatatttagccaGCTTTGCTCGGCCCAAATATCATttaaactctgacaattaatgAAAAGTAAAACCGTTGAAAAGATAACCCCAATTTGGGCGGTTACCTCCTTGGAGACTGCCcggcttcccacgcgttttcaatatcttccatttccAAGATTATCGCATTTAACTGCATTGATACTCTTATTGATGGTGCTGAAAGTACCCCAACCGCTTATCACGCTGTGCAAGGTTGGCCCTATAAATACTGGTATTCTGAGAACATAGATAACCAAACCACCATGTCTTTCCCAAAGATAACCTCGCAAGACCTGTTgctctttcttcagtttctaaaatcttccctccatgatttcacCCTTAGCCACAAACtcttaggcttcatggcttaatctcaagacctgggtaggcctcatggcctaatctcaggtccagtagcatgtctttggtttctgaaaatctggatgaacttgccagtctcagttaaaccgaagaacatgtcgcgctcctaacgcggcagaaccaCATTCTGAGGAGTCCAACTCTTCAGACTGCCCGCGAGGAGCATGGGgaagaagggcggaaggccactttgaggtcGACTGTTCTTCTTCCGCGGTCAACCTCCAGGGCCTGTGTACGAGGTTTCTGTTTTTccccaggaggtagatgtggttgtgagtcgcgctcgCTCCGGACCCTAACTCCTGCCCGGAGGAAAGGCTCAAGGAAGGGGTATGAAGGATTATTCCCTTCCCACTTTCTCCGGTACCGATGACAGCAGTGGCGACTTAGATCGGAGGAGGATCtgagtgaagagaggaagaatgCTCTGAGGTTGCGCCCAGATCCAGTAACTTTTAAACTTTACGCTCCTGTCAGAGCCACCTTTGGCCTTGTAATTGCATGTGAAATTGTATTGCTTTattctgttgtatgcttctggccgcaaagccactttatgaatgaaaTTCTTGCTTTAAACAGAAATCTGCGAAAAATTTGTTAGTCTAAACCAAAGCCTCTTGCATAGGCCCTCACATCTATTCTTCACGCACTTAGTCAAGATATGCAATTTTTGAAAAGTTGAAAAAGTAACTGGGATAACTTGGATAATGAATAGAATAATGATAAAAGCCTCGTGTATAGGCTATTGCATAataaagcctcttgtataggctaTTACTAGATATGGAGTTGCCCCCCAATGTTCATCGGGGAAGCAGATACAAGAATCATAAGCCACAAAGAAAAGGCCTGATGATTACAGAGGAAGGACGCGAGCCGATGAAGATTAGGTTTGCCCCCCCAGCATTAGGTGGATCTTCGAACTCCAAAACActggggtaatatttcttcaagaatCGGCCATTAATGGGGTTGCGATGGATGTCGCCATCGACATCtctgaggtgaaaagccccgcgCTCCAAGATCCGGTGAATAACAAAGGGTCCCTCCCATCGCGgcgtccatttaccgcgaccggtTAATTTTTCACCCAGGGGTAAAATGGCCTTCCAGACGAGGTCGCCCTCTTTGTAACTACGACCACAcgtcctcttatcataggcgcgtGCGATACGCTGTTTTTCCATTACCAAATTGTCCAAAGCCGCCAAGCGCTGCTCGCCTAAAtcttcgtgttcttgccacatAGCTTGAACGTAATCTTCACCAATCAGATGATGCTGTTCTTGCACGCGTAGAGAATGAACGTTAATCTCTAATGGTAAGACAGCGTCATGACCGAACATAAGTGCGTACGGCGTGGTTGCGGTGGGATTccgtttagaagtgcgatagACCCAAAGTGTCTCATACAAAGTGTCATGCCATTGCCGAGGGTTCTCTACCAACATCTTCTTCAGTAAGGTGATGATTGTCTTGTTGCTAGCTTCCGCTTGACCATTAGATTGAGCATAATACGGAGTGCTATGGATGAATTGAATGCCAAAATCATTAACCAATTCCTTGACCGAGcctcccatgaacgctgcccccctGTCCGAAACCAGCACTTCGGGGATACTAAACCGGCAGAGAATGTTACGGAAAATAAACTGGAGAATGGTGGCACCGGAAGCCTCCTTCAAAGGCTCTGCTTCGACCCATTTAGTGAAGTAGTCAGTGGCGACGATGATAAACTTGTGCTGAAGGGAAGAATGAGGATGGATCATCCCAATCAGGTCCAATGCCCaacctcgcgcaggccaaggtttaataataggctgcataggaatgttaggaacatgctggactGGACCATGCGCTTGATAGTCTTCACAACCTTTTGCAAATGCGATACAATCCctcaaaatgctgggccaataataaccatgaTGTCGCAAAAGCCAGCGCATCTTAGGtcccgcttgatgggctccacataTCCCGTGTGTACTTCACGCATCAATCATTTAGCTTCGCGACCATAGACACACCGAAAGTCTATACCATCCTCCCCACGTCGTCGCAATTCATCGCCTCGAAGGAAGTAGGTTAATGCGAGGAAACGAATCTtcatgtcagctctgttgtcTGGTTGTTTGAAGTACTCAATCAACGGGATTCGCCAATCCACATCAATAGGGTCTAGCACCGCGACTACGGGATCATCTGGTGGATCAGGTCGTGCAAGCCATGAAGGTAATGTGCGACGCTCAACTTTCAAAATGCGCTCGCGCACTccatacttcaatgtaatgCCTGTGGCCAACTGAGCGAGCTCATTAGCTGCAAAGTTACGCTCGCGTGGTATATGCTCCAGATCGACATCGGTAAATTGGTCCAGAAGCTCAATGGCGCGATTCAGATATGGTACAAGCAACCAACTCGCACAGTGATATTTTTCCTGGAGCTGGTTTATAACGAGCTGAGAATCGCCGCGGATCTGAACGTCCCGTAAGCCCATTTCCAGTAAGACTTTGAGTCCAATGATAAGAGCCTCATATTCAGCCTGATTATTAGTACACCGGAATGCTAGCTGGAATGAATAAGAGAAGCGGTCACCGGCTGGGTTTTCCAAAACAATTCCTGCACCAACCCGTGTGTCAGTTCGtgagccatcaaagaataatACCCAAGGCTGCAGAGAGACCGTAGCTTGGTACCAAACCGTGTACTCAGGGATGCACGCTAAATTTGGTCGAGTTGTAGTGGTGGAGgctatctctaactccttcaGTGCGGGTATCTCTAACGTAGGATGATGCGcgagaaagtctgcgatggcctgtcCTTTGACAGCTTTCTGTGGTACATATTGGAGCGAAAACTCTGAGAGAGCCAATACCCATTTTCCAATGCTGCCCCTCAAGATAGGCCGCGACAACATGTATTTGACTAGGtcggtttgagcgatgatgcaagtggTAAAGGATAGCATGTAGTGTCGCAACTTGCACGCTGAAAAGTACAGAGTTAGGCACAACTTCTCCATAGGGGTGTACCTTGTCTGGCAGTCTGTCAATGTGCGGCTGAGATAAAATATAGCATGCTCAACACCGCCATCATTGTCCTGAGCgagcaggctgccaatggaggcctcagctgctgaaatgtatagctttaatgggatcCCAGCTCTGGGCGGAACCAGGACTGGTGGGCTTGCCAAATAGGTCTTGATActgtcaaaagcctcttgatgtttaggctcccacacaaactcattcTGCCCTTGTAACCTCAGCAAGGGCGAGAATGGTTGGATTTtgcctgcagagttagagataaaACGTCTTAGaaaattgatcttacccaacaAACGTTGTAACTCCTTTTTCGTCCGCGGGGGAGATGCGTTAATGACTGCGCTCGCCTTGTCTTCggggacctcaattcctcgcTGATGAACTATGAACCCCAGAAAGTCCCCTGCCTGGACCCCAAACACACATTTGGCCGGGTTCATCTTGAGTCTATGTCTTCGCATGCGCTCAAATACTTTCCTGAGATCCGTGATATGGTCCTCCTTCTTCTGAGACTTGACGACTACGTCATCGATGTACACCTCTAAAACCTTTcccagtatgtcgtggaagatcaagtTCATGGCTCTTTGATACGTCGCACCAGCATTCTTTAGGCCAAACGgtatgaccacatattcaaaaactcccgcgaagccagggcagcggaaaacggtcttgtgtctgtcttcttcagcgaccggaatctggtgatatcctgcagtaccgtccatgaaggacaacaactCATGTCCTGCCACagcatctaccaacatatccgcgaccggcatggggtaaacaTCCTTAGGTGTAGCGAGATTCAAGTCTCCATAATCAACGCAGactctcatcttgccattcttttttcggacaggcactatattagatagccactgattatacttggcGACCCTTATAATACCTGACTTGTGCATTTTCTCTACCTCCTCCTTTACGAGAATCtgggtctccgaattcattcaTCGAGGTTCCTGCTTGACTGGCCTCTTGTCAGGAAGAGTTGGTAGTTGATGACACACCAAAtctggtgacaggccgggcatgtcttcatatttctccgTGAAGCAATCTTTAAACTCTAATAGTAATTcagtgagcctctgtttctcgctaggctccaAGTAAGCGCTGATAGATACCTCCATAGGCTCATCCAGTGTGCCCAGATTAACCTTCTCAGTAGGGTCTCTAACTTTAGGAGGTGTATCATCCAGCGCTGCCGGGGCAAGTTGAATGCTGACTTCATCTTCGTCCTCCGGGTCAGAAAATTCTTCATtgacgacctctaaggtcgcgatgcgatcataagcctctttttccaccatgtatGATGACAGCCGTTCATGtatcgagtggaaggcctctatcccctcCTCCgagaggtcgtaatccattaatcggttaaaggtttgggcacagcgtgccaggcctttccaagccttcttttgcgagcgtgagcccccactgtgccaattcagaggccgtcacccctgtggggcggcccttatcatcgatgccactaacctgcaatggagtgataggctccaaatagtatctggcatctacataatttgcggaGACCGGAAAAGGACGGGGATCTGCTTTGACCACCTCCGCCGTATCTGTTTCCCTATTCCACATAACCAGTTCTTGATGAAGTGTCGAGGGTACACAGTAACTCCTGTGGACCCAATCTCTGCCCAAAATGGCACTGTAGTCCGCATAGCAATCCGTCACGAAGAAGGCATAAACCCCCTCTGTTGGTCCGACCTTAATACGCAAGAACAATAATCCTAAGGTTTTTGTTACAATGCCCGCGAAATTTTTGAGTGCGAGAGACGTGGACTGGATTTTCTCCCGCTTGATcccaagcaagtgcatggttCTAGTGGTGACGACATTAACGGCCGCTCCGGTGTCAATCATAATTTTGCTAACTTTGATACCGCCGATGTCTGCCGTAATGTATAGCGGTCGCATGTGCTGGACCATAGCTGGCGTTGGCTTGGAGAAGTTCATGAGTGATCCCTTGTTCGGAACCTCTTCTAGTTCCTGCGAGACCCCGTCTTCTACAGGTGTCGCGGCTGCTGAAGTGACCTGCAATGGTTGTACACTCTCTTCTTCTGTCCCCACGCAATCCTGAGCAGCGACTGGCAATGCATATCTCGCGAGGagtacataaaccatgttgcaagaaacGTCAGCTGTCTCAGTCCCCTCCATGTCATCGTCCAACTCGAGCTTGGGCTCCTCGGCCGGGATATCAGTTTGGAATTGCTTAGCCAAACGATCTACCAACGACCCTTCCGTGAGGCCTTTTACCTCGCAATGTTTAAGCTCTTGTGACTCGAGTTCCTGCTCCACAACGACATGCTTAGGGTTTTCCGGTTCTGTGCGCTCCTCTGAGGCAGAGATGACCACGCTTTGGATTTTCTTGGGTCGCCACTGCAAGGTGCCACTAGTCCTAtccttgccccccagcctgTCAAAGACCGAAGTCTTGACCACTGGCGCCTCATGGAAAACCCTGCGCCTAACATGAGGACGCCGAGTTGGAGAGTTCTCCATTCGAGTAAGAGATGGTGAGAGCTCCTTagtaatcctgcaaaacacactgggcTTTGAGGCCCATGTTAATGAAtctgtttgtttgttaaaaTTACGGGGAGGTCTCAATGGTTTAGCGGCCATCGCTTCCATCTCTTTCTGGTATTGTTCGGGCGACTTGACTAGTTGggaaggcttgatcaggccctgatctAAAGCCTCTAGAGCGCGCTTGGCTTCTCTAAACCTGCGTTACAGCTTCCTTTTCCTGGACTAGCTAATCTCCACCGCGTTGCCCTTTTCCCTAGTGTACCATCTGCCCTCTTTGATAGGGTTAGCCGAAGCAGGTGGTATATAGGGCTTGGTCAGAATATCTTTGCAGTCGCTCctggtcttttcttttttcggATCGCCTGCGGCTGCTTTTAGCTTCATGAATAAGTTGGAATCTCTGGAGGATGGTGGTGATTTCGTCTTTTCCCTTTCTCTTGGACTggaaggctgatagttccgcgaCGACGAGGCCCACTTGATTGGTGGTAGGGAGCCAAagtgaaatgtctgctcgacttcTTCATGCAGTATTTGGATACCGCATTCctctttgcatcgcgagcacAGAATCACGGGTGAGGCCTGGTTGGTTGACCCAATTCTATCCTTGGCTGGCGCTTCATCCGCGATGGACCTATCACTCTGCTTGCTCAGAACCAGATCTAGAGTTGGTTTCCGTCGGTGCTGTTTGTTCCAATCCACATTGACCATATTGATTCCAGTGTCAGGGAAGGGATCGACGTCAACTAGTGCCGCCGCTGTGACTGGAGCCTCTACCTGCAAACTaccgttattaagccatacctgaatttggtcTTTGAGCTTTACACAGTCCGCGGTATTGTGGTTCCAAAGATTATGGAACTTGCAGTACTTCTTTCTCTTCAACTGCTCTGGTCGCGGGAAAGGTccaaaatcagtcttcaccatcttcgcagcaATCATCTCGTCGAGGATCTCGTGAGCTTTATTGGCATCATaagtatatgtcgcgaactccggtttggtgaaggccatcgaTTTGAGCTTAACAGGCTCCTTGGAAATCTTCAACTGCTTCAAGGACGGGTTTTTCTTCCCAGTTAGCTCATAGGCTGCTATATCATTATCCTCGTCCTCTTCATCGTCCTGGACCGCTTCTCCAGTGTTGTGATGGTAATAAGGGTCGTAAGtaggcctgtaaatggaccgggtttggatcggatcgacctaaatccaaatccgtttactaaaaaaaaaaattcgatccaaacccgctccgttaacccggcggatcattgatacctcgatccaaatccgtatccgtcggattaacggatacccgatccgtttataatttcaaatatttttaaattttaaatagtaatattaaatttatatcatgatacctcataagatattaataaaatattaaaataatatgatctacatgaagagtatcaccaaaagtaaaattacattatattttatatttaaaaaaaataataatatattaataaaaaataatattttattattactaaaacgggtcggatcattaacggatcggatcaacctaaatccaaatccgatccgtttattaaacgggttaacggattcggatcattaacggatcaacggatcaaaatgttcgatccaaacccgtccaatagtcacggatctggagcggatctggatcaaaatccggtccatttacaggtctagttgTAAGTGGCCGACTGGTAGCTCAAGGCCGCTATCGTACGGTGCTTACCTGGCACGTACGTCCCTTTGGAATCATTCTTCCTCGCatctgtttctctgaggagatgttcgAAACTGCCCACTTCcgtgatgagttctcccatcgAATGAATCATGCTGCCGTGTTGCTTCTTTCATTGTCGGGGCTCCAAACCTTTGACCGCCAACTTGACTAATTCCTTCTCGGGTAGGATGACATtcagtttggctttctggatttgaaagcgctAAAGGTAAGCGACTGCCGATTCagtaggctgttgggccatctgagtgagagaggCGAGGTCTACTTCAGGTTCAATAGTCCCAAATGTCTCACGGAAAAGTAGTTCCATTGCCGGCCAATCCGCCACTGTCCCTGGTCTGAGTTTAGAAAACCATCTGAGGCAACGCCCGtcagagaagtgccaaagatcctgcacttgaggacaTCACCATTCTGGTATTGGCCACATTGTACCCTAAACTTGGCCAGATGTGTTGCCGCATCTTCAGTGTCCTCCCTTGAAAAAGTAGAGAAAATAATGTTCTTATAACCTCGGGGGAAAGGTGCAAGCATGATGTGTggtgggaaaggtccctcataaacTCCATCCGGCTGGGCTCTAGGGTTTgccaatctgatcatctcctctacctcatcACGTCTCACATAATCTGGGCCCGGAGGCGGATGAGGTGCCACCGCGGCTCGGTGAGTAGCTTGCCCAGGGGCTGCCTGGTTCACAATTGCTGATCCTTCCCCGACATGCACAACGCGGGTAGTAGCTTGTTGCTGGAGAGTTACTGCAGGCGTAACCTCTTCCTTCGACAGAGCTGTTATCTTGATCGGGGCACCAGTCTGGTCGAGCGCATAATAACTTCCTAGCAGTTCTTGATATACCATCTCTGCCCCGTCACTGTCGTACTGGACGAAAGTCACGGGTTCTGACACAGTTCCTGCCCCCTTCGAGACTTGGTGATTCTTGGTGGCATGTCCGCTTGATGAAGCAGTCTTTTCTTTGCTGCCACTAATAACCAAGGCTTGTTCTTTGTTCTTGGACGGAGCAGTAGCAACGGTAGCTGAGGAAGAAACAGCATTTTGGTTAGTCTTCTCACGCTGATTTggcggcacgtacttgcctgaaccggaTGGCTGGCCAAGAGAGCCAAGGATAGCGTTAGGATCCCCTAAGGCTTTGTTCAGTACATCTCTCGCTTGGTTCAATTCTGCTCTCTGCATGGCCACCTCAGTTGCCAGGTTGGCCCCGTCCTTGCGAAGATCCGCTATATTCGATGCGATCTGCTTGGAGTGATCCGCTATAGCGTCCAAAATTGCCTTATGACGCTGATCCTGCCCACTAGCGATACCTGCAGCGTGTGCCTTCACAGCACTTTCTGATTGTGCGATTTGCTGTCGGGTACTCTCTGTATGTAGAGTCATCCGCTGCTGGAGTTCGCGGAGAAGCTTCTCCGATTTTGCGGTTTCTCTGGCAAAATCAGCGTCCATGTTCTTGCGATGGTTCTcgatattctccatgatgatagCAAACTGGACCTCAGCGGTCGCTCCCTCCGGGATAGGCTTCGGAACA belongs to Rosa chinensis cultivar Old Blush chromosome 4, RchiOBHm-V2, whole genome shotgun sequence and includes:
- the LOC112197176 gene encoding uncharacterized protein LOC112197176; this encodes MNLIFHDILGKVLEVYIDDVVVKSQKKEDHITDLRKVFERMRRHRLKMNPAKCVFGVQAGDFLGFIVHQRGIEVPEDKASAVINASPPRTKKELQRLLGKIQPFSPLLRLQGQNEFVWEPKHQEAFDSIKTYLDNDGGVEHAIFYLSRTLTDCQTRYTPMEKLCLTLYFSACKLRHYMLSFTTCIIAQTDLVKYMLSRPILRGSIGKWVLALSEFSLQYVPQKAVKGQAIADFLAHHPTLEIPALKELEIASTTTTRPNLACIPEYTVWYQATVSLQPWVLFFDGSRTDTRVGAGIVLENPAGDRFSYSFQLAFRCTNNQAEYEALIIGLKVLLEMGLRDVQIRGDSQLVINQLQEKYHCASWLLVPYLNRAIELLDQFTDVDLEHIPRERNFAANELAQLATGITLKYGVRERILKVERRTLPSWLARPDPPDDPVVAVLDPIDVDWRIPLIEYFKQPDNRADMKIRFLALTYFLRGDELRRRGEDGIDFRCVYGREAK